The nucleotide window CGTTtcggcttccccggccaaatccggctgatccggccaccgattggaccgggtcttgtgtccaaaatcatctactcggcgagagctttccatagacaccaagaacgccgaaatccatcgagcggattgtccgattttttgctcgggaagattttagcccatttcgacttttgggctagatttctcgaaaaccgtgaatcccacgagaaaaccgaggccaccagcacgctccatttgtcgagagcttcgcaacgacataaatttcgaatttttcatacaccgtttttcggtgggtcccacggaacttcgctgtgtattttcgaccattaaatgagcttggaaaattctgaaaaatttatgtactaacccccgtgttatgggcttcgtgtaggtatcctcgattcgcgaaaattcggcgattggccaagTTGCAAATTTGGGCGCACggacgttctggaaaagtctccgaattggaccgaggttttggctagccccccattgtcagatgtcccgagcgcgttcccgaagtcggaatcggcaaaggtaaacccgaaccttgttttttcgtaattttctagtgcttaaataggattaaaaatccataaaatatttgtggtagcttagaaaattacgattctttttgcaatagcttagtaatattactaaggaccgcggggcaaagttttataatttttagagcttgtttgggcagtttttgcaaaaatgatcaataataaggactaaattgaaattttgcgtattgtgatggatgactgatttgatgggcccaggaggggctgtgtgatatgattgaactgttgatatatggattgtgaatatagaagtgcgttttgaaccctttttgcaggttgggtaggtcctaggtataggggagactctgccggattttcggcacgacttaagatgtaattggtcttttctttatttgtattgagtcagattgtattaaataaatgtaatatgattgtcaggtgagccgagacagccttcttcctccgcccagccgccacagtgattgtcgtcaagtctgtgagtaaaatattaattttaattgtaatttcgatattattatatgttcagcatgcccatgcatcacttatatgcatatatttatgtagttaaactctaggcacgatttatgttgcattcataactgttgatgtgccatggatgttgttgtggtaatttggagcagtgtgcgtgcgttggcgtgcgtgtgatgtggtgtggactatggatagggccaggcgatccacggcttgagtaattcgctgggacccgatccttcgaggggtagtcacggcttgagtaattcgctgggaccctcgatttggttattaagtggaagtctgagcttgagtaattcgctggcaccaggttggatttaagagagctgtataggggatcagctcccatatattatgattgatactacagggtatgtgagtgctccaaattacctttttgatgctatgatgtgaatttattgctgatgttgcatttcattccacaggttgcatgagttttagatagttatagagattatggttaaaattgatattttactctctgagtcgaacgctcactcctgttcaatatttttttcaggctacaggaggattttattttggttaacctgcttttctccctcgcaggtcaattattactgtttgtataaacttgttaaatcttagaatttccgcatgtgttagaattgttatttgatttgggtctgtaaactaaattattattttgggacacagaacttaatatgctatgcatgtttgatggattggatgagggagctgagctcccatttattattatgttgatgagtatgtggagggtgagctgagctccccaattgactatatattgtgtttacaggtcgggtgagtcaaaaactccccgttggtaagtccattttatggtcggactctgtccgtttgttttcttgatattgggcccaaatgggctttagaattgggtaaatgaacagttaagacttactacgggcctcgggggctttaggctggcccaggtcctagtgccggtccggcccataggttgggtcgtgacacattttattatttatctttctcttacttatgtgagataaaaaaaagtaatttagtcaaattaaaaaatatttttattataatttagataatttaattaatttcttaattataatgtaaattaaattacaaataaaagtGAACGAAGGGAGAGTACTAAAAAAAAAGGTTGAATTAAAAGTTATAATTTTATGTGCAAATCCATGCATTTGAAATTCGGAAAATTTATAGATATATGCAATGCATCGGTCATTGGAAATTTGGACatatttatgatgtcattaattgCTACATCCATGCATTGGAAATTTGGATTTTAGAAAGTCTACACAAAAAATAATTGAAGAAATACATGCACtatataaaatgaataaatgatgaTACCATTTCTACTTCTTTATTTCACTCTTAATTTTGTCCTTatcattcctttttttttttctattatttttaatattcaattcattttttttattaaaaaataattttatatttactacatttgtttatttttatttattatatttaaatttttattttatataaaattatttattacatttaaaaaataaaataatattaattatttttttatttttatttaatttagttaattattaatatatttttataaaaataaacttATCCCAAAATTTAGATATGACAGATGAAAATGAAGCAAGGTAGTATTTCAttctaaaaaatataaatatttgcaataataatttttaaatactaAAAATGGGTTCAATTccaaaaacaaaaagaagaatggTGAGCCCATAGTTTTGGCCCAAATTTAATTTGGCAAGGGCACAAATGTACAAAATCAAAGACTCAGGCTTTATCGGTATCGGTTCCTCAACGCCTTGTAAAAAGAAACAGAGATAAAACAACACCAATAGAGAAAGGACTCGATCTACTCCATTACCGGCTCGATCATCTCCGGCAACGAAGGGGTTGTTTTTTTTCCAGATACGATTATCTCGGATTGAGGTTATTCAATTTTGAATTTTGGTTTTGTTTGCTTCTCACTGTAATTCTTATCGGGTGCTCTTATTGTGTGCTTAGTGTCTCCCATTATCCCCTTTTTCCCCTGTGGTCTTAGCTAatgttttgtttcaatttttccttcttttCTGCTCACTGAATGCCTTTTTTTCTATCAGTAATGCATAAAATTGTTTTGTCTTAGCTTAACTGCTACCTAGCCTGAACCTGACCCTTTTCATTGAACGGGCTCAAAATTGATTCCTAATTCTGGCACCTAAACTGGAATCGGGTAGCTTAGCTTAGTTGGTTCAATCTGGAATTTACTTTGTTGTCTATACATCTGTTTGTGTTGTTGgcgcccttttttttttttttttttttggggcgtGGGTTTCCGGTTTGGGTGGCTTGGATTGCGTTCGTTTTGGATTTAGTAACTTTTGAACTTGCATCCTCAATTTtctttagcttttttttttttttttttttaatttagttaataGGATGATTTCTGGTAGATTCCATTCCATCAATACACCTGCTTAATGAATTGATATGGATTTGCCttttcttttttgtaattttagcCCAGGAATTGGCTTTTGATATTGTTATATGTTAACATTACTTCATTTTGGTTTTGAatacattttaattttatcagATATTGATACATGCCAATACAGAGCTTAGTTGGATGATAATGGCTACTCCAGCATCTGTGAAACAAAGAGCCTGTGattttgatgatgatgatgatgatgggccCATAGTTTTTAAAAGGGGTAGCAACTCAACTTCTAAGCAAAATCAATTTAACACAGAAATAAAGAAACCCCTATCATCATCACAGAACTCCAATTGTCAAAGCTTAAATGTCCAGAAGGGTAAAAACACTGTTCCGTCTTCCAAGGCATCACCAGTGAAATCTCCAATAGGAAGTCCTAAAGCATCAACTTCTTCTGCAACAGCATCTCCAATGAAGTCACCGGTGGCAAATTCAAAAGCATCAAGTTATTTAGATGAACACTTGAAACAGGCATCTAAACATAGTGCATCTAATGTTGTTGTGGAGGATATCAAGTCTGTTAAACGTGAAACTAAATCAAATAGTGCTGAAGATGATTCTGAGGATGATTTACCATTGAGTTCTAGAATTAAGGGAACCAATAGAAATGCACCTAATTTTGTCAAAGATGAAGATTCAGATGATGATAACACCCCTTTATCCAAGAAGTACATAACAAAGGCCAATGAAGGGACATCAGGTAGTAAGCCCAACAATTTTAGTTTGAAGAAACCTTTGGctttgaaaattcaagagaatgGTTCCACTGTAAAGGACAAGCAACAGAAAACGTCTCAGATGCCAACTAAGAGACCTATAGATAAGGCTAATTCATCAGATCAGTCTTCTTCTAAAAGGCCTAAGCTTTCTGATGTATCTACAACAACAAAAGTTAAGCAAGTGACAGTCAAAGCAGAACAGAAGGTAGATGATGATAAATGTGACAATGTTGTTCTTAGTCAGAAAAAGAAGATAGGCTCCTCAGATAATAAATTATCATCTTCCAAGCAAAAAGCAACAAAAGTTGCTTCTTCGTCATCCGAGAAGAAAAATAAGAAGAACAAGAAACAAattaaaaatgcaaaatattcGAAGTCAACAAAAATGCAACCTAGCTCCACTGATGGGCAGAAAAAATGGACTACCTTGGTTCACAATGGTGTCATTTTTCCGCCTCCATACCAGCCTCACGGCATTAAGATTCTCTACAAGGGGCGGCCAGTTGGTTTGACTCCTGAGCAAGAGGAGGTCTCTCTTTCCCCTTATATATTAGAGTGTCATTTGCATGTTTGGATGGCCTTCATTGGTTTATTTCTGCATCAGCcgctttaatttatcaaatctttcCTTCATATTTGGTGAAAGCTatttgtttttactttgattttgcCAATCTGCAGGTTGCAACAATGTTTGCAGTGATGAAAGATACAGACTACATGCAAAAAGGAAAATTTCTTGAGAACTTCTGGTCTGATTGGCGAAAATTATTGGGGAAGAGCCATGTAATACAGAAATTGGAGGACTGTGATTTCACCCCAATATACGAATGGCATCAGTGGGAGAAGGAGAAGAAAAAACAAATGAGTACAGAAGTATGTTGCTGTACAAATGGCACTCTTTAGAATTGACATTCAAGACATGATAAATTTTGTCAGTGAGCTAAGACTCTCATTACACTCACCAGGGAACTTGATTAGCCATTCTTGGTGTATGCTGTCATTTTTGTTATGGCAACAATGAATTTCTCCAGCCTCAATCTGTATTCTTTAAGCCAGTCATTCTATGTTTAAGTATCTCCCAGAACTGTACAATTTTTGGCTGTTATTACTTTAGTATTGAAAAATCAATATGTTTGTTTCTGTCTTGTTCTATCAGAGAATCTTTCAGATTATATATCTTTGATAATCAATATTACCGTTCATGTAGGAGAAGAAGGCCTCGAAAGAAGAGAAGTTGAAGCAAGAGGAGAAGTACATGTGGGCTATTGTCAATGGTGTCAAAGAGAAGGTGAAGTACTTGTAAAGGAACACTGTTTCTAcatttatgtgtgtgtgtgtgtgtgtgagagagagagagagagagagagagagagagagagagagagagagagtaagagTGTGTTTTGTGGTCAGATATGTTAAATTTGGAGAGAGTATTtgtcaaattataatttaattcattttaatttaaatttatataaatgattagaTTATTTTACATATCAAAATGACTAGCAAAGTCAATATTGCAATCCAATCACTTatatttactctttcattctaaTATTTTCCCCGATGTGGGATTTATAATCTTAACACTCCCTCCTTAAGTGCAACCACATAGTTATCACTTGACAATTAGTTTGTATTTTTAACCCAATACGAGCTCAATTATACAGTTTTATGGGTGGCTGAAATCCACAACCTAATTCTGGCTCTGATACTATGTTACATTTGGAGAGTATTAGTCAAATTacaaaattaattcattttaatttcggCATATATAAGTGATTAGATTATTTTATACATCAAAATGACTAGCCAAATCAATGTTACAATCTAACCACTTATATTTACCCTTTCATTTTTATACTTTCTCGATATGGGATTTATAATCCGAACAAGATATCCTAGGAAGTTATGGTTTTCATTGTGAAGATTTTTGTTTCTTCATGCATTTCTTTCCGTTCTTAGATTCCATTTCATTTCTAATGCTTGTCTGAATCCCAGGTTGGAAACTTCAGAGTTGAACCACCTGGGCTGTTTCGAGGCCGGGGAGAGCATCCAAAGGTTATAGTGACATCTTCCTTGCCAACAGCAATAATATAGAGCTTTTTGCAATATTTTATTTGAGATGTGGTGGCTTTAACTGAATTTATACTAGTTTGTGAGTACAGTTTTTCAAGAAAAAAAGTTTGAATTGCTTATTAATTGTTGATGCTTATCAGATGGGAATGCTGAAAAAGCGCATCCGTCCAAGTGATATCACCATAAATATTGGAAAGGATTCCCCAATCCCTGAATGCCCTATTCCTGGTGAAAGGTGTTGTTTCATTTTCTTTCACCCAAATACTGACGCAGACTCTATTTTTAACATGTGCTGAAATTACAATTCTTTGTGTGAACTGAATTTCTGGAGTCTTTACATTGCAGTTGGAAAGAAGTGAAGCATGATAATACTGTTACATGGTTGGCTTTCTGGAATGATCCAATCAATCCGAAAGAATTCAAGTATGTTTTCTTGGCAGCCAGCAGTTCCTTGAAGGGGCAAAGTGACAAGGAGAAATATGAGAAGGCAAGAAAGTTGAAGGTAGTAACCTACAAGCTTCTGGTAGTTACTGTTTGCATAAAGTTAAGTTGGCTGTTCAACAATGAGCTGTGCTTGAGTGCAGGACTACATACACAACATCAGAGCAGCTTACCAAAAGGATTTTAAGAGTAAAGATATTGCAAAGAAGCAAATAGCAGTTGCTACCTATCTTATTGATAAGCTAGCTCTTAGGGCGGGTAATGAGAAGGTATAACATGTTCGATCTTGTTTGACATATGTTTGTTTCTTTCTTTTAATAATTTCTTCTAGCCTTTGCTCTCTTTTTCTAATAATTATGGTGCATTTTGTGGCATAAACTAAATCCCTAGAGATTATTTTAATTTTGGATGAAAAATGGTGTTCATTGTACTGAGTGAATTTTTGTGCCTTTTCATCATTGTTTTATCTTTCATTTGTAGGAGATTTGATTTTAGTTAGGACATCCAATACTTTTAGAAACATCATAAACTTGATGGACAAAAAATCTGGTATTGTATTAGGGCATTGGGTGTCAATATGGTCCTACAAAAAGATAAGTGACGAAAAATAGATTGAGACCACATTGTTATGGATGGGCTTTCATTGTTTTAAGTTGATCTGGGCTCTGTTTGTTTTTCAAAAATACATATGATTTTGCTTGTACATATTTTGGTGTTTGTGACACCTAGGAGAATGGGGAAAAACTGTTTTCTTGGTCAAAGACTTCTAATTCTCAAAATGGGAAGTCATTTTTTATCACAAATTTATAAGAAGGGAATGAACTTATGTAGTAATTGCATAGGCATGCAATAACCACTGGTCATTGCTGATTATCTTTGCTCATCTCACATTTCATGTGGCTTCTGCCAGGCGCTAGTGACAACCACCAT belongs to Hevea brasiliensis isolate MT/VB/25A 57/8 chromosome 4, ASM3005281v1, whole genome shotgun sequence and includes:
- the LOC110669983 gene encoding DNA topoisomerase 1 beta, whose amino-acid sequence is MIMATPASVKQRACDFDDDDDDGPIVFKRGSNSTSKQNQFNTEIKKPLSSSQNSNCQSLNVQKGKNTVPSSKASPVKSPIGSPKASTSSATASPMKSPVANSKASSYLDEHLKQASKHSASNVVVEDIKSVKRETKSNSAEDDSEDDLPLSSRIKGTNRNAPNFVKDEDSDDDNTPLSKKYITKANEGTSGSKPNNFSLKKPLALKIQENGSTVKDKQQKTSQMPTKRPIDKANSSDQSSSKRPKLSDVSTTTKVKQVTVKAEQKVDDDKCDNVVLSQKKKIGSSDNKLSSSKQKATKVASSSSEKKNKKNKKQIKNAKYSKSTKMQPSSTDGQKKWTTLVHNGVIFPPPYQPHGIKILYKGRPVGLTPEQEEVATMFAVMKDTDYMQKGKFLENFWSDWRKLLGKSHVIQKLEDCDFTPIYEWHQWEKEKKKQMSTEEKKASKEEKLKQEEKYMWAIVNGVKEKVGNFRVEPPGLFRGRGEHPKMGMLKKRIRPSDITINIGKDSPIPECPIPGESWKEVKHDNTVTWLAFWNDPINPKEFKYVFLAASSSLKGQSDKEKYEKARKLKDYIHNIRAAYQKDFKSKDIAKKQIAVATYLIDKLALRAGNEKDDDEADTVGCCTLKVANVECIPGSFNLKFDFLGKDSIRYENTVEVKPEVYDAIGTFQKGKRQTDDLFDKLDTTKLNAHLKELMPGLTAKVFRTYNASITLDEKLYEETEDGDVTEKVVIYQQANKEVAIICNHQRTISKSHGAQMSRLTEKIEELKAALKELKIDLDRAKKGKPPLKDAAGKRKRNLTPEAIEKKIASTNQKIEKMELAMKTKEDLKTVALGTSKINYLDPRITVAWCKRHEVPIEKIFNKSLLAKFAWAMDVDPQFRF